A single region of the Lusitaniella coriacea LEGE 07157 genome encodes:
- a CDS encoding DUF29 family protein, with product MTQELLELRQSILERRYDDALALVDELESMGKQAILRNIESFLVRLLIHLIKNQIEQRFTNSWIASISDSVIQIAKLNIKGNKTAYYIKSEDWQSYLEEAFTQAIRPASVEILDGQLKPKQLEKQIAKTELFNTAKQLLFLTYDTKIVKLPDCIDTVLMNLPGGEDWFEN from the coding sequence ATGACTCAAGAACTTTTAGAGTTACGCCAATCCATCCTAGAAAGGCGCTATGATGATGCGTTAGCGCTGGTTGACGAACTCGAAAGTATGGGCAAGCAAGCTATTTTACGCAATATTGAATCTTTTTTAGTTCGGTTACTCATTCATTTAATCAAAAATCAAATTGAGCAACGCTTTACTAACTCTTGGATTGCTTCAATCTCCGACTCAGTTATTCAAATTGCAAAGCTTAATATCAAAGGTAATAAAACTGCGTATTACATAAAATCCGAAGATTGGCAATCTTATTTAGAAGAAGCATTTACTCAAGCCATTCGTCCTGCCAGTGTTGAAATATTAGACGGTCAACTAAAGCCCAAACAACTCGAAAAACAAATTGCTAAAACAGAACTTTTTAATACAGCAAAGCAGTTATTATTCCTCACCTACGACACAAAAATTGTAAAACTTCCAGATTGTATTGATACTGTGCTGATGAATTTACCTGGGGGAGAGGATTGGTTTGAGAACTAA
- the prfC gene encoding peptide chain release factor 3, giving the protein MPTEIQTELENAVNTRRNFAIISHPDAGKTTLTEKLLLYGGAIHEAGSVKARRAQRKATSDWMEMEQQRGISITSTVLQFAYNGYQINLLDTPGHQDFSEDTYRTLAAADNAVMLIDAAKGLEPQTRKLFEVCKLRELPIFTFVNKLDRPGREPLELLDEIEQELGLQTYAVNWPIGMGDRFKGVFDRRLQQIHLFERRAHGSQEAKDTAIALGDPKIEDLLEEELYYQLKEELEILDEVAPDLDLELVREGKMTPVFFGSAMTNFGVELFLKAFLDYAQKPEARNSSEGEIDPTYPDFTGFVFKLQANMDPKHRDRVAFIRVCTGKFEKDMTVSHARTGKTVRLSRPQKLFAQDRGSLEVAYPGDVIGLNNPGVFAIGDTIYNGKKLEYEGIPCFSPELFAFIKNPNPSKFKQFNKAISELQEEGAVQIMYSTDDFKRDPLLAAVGQLQFEVVQFRMQNEYGVETLLEMLPYSLARWVAGGWKALEKAGRLFNTLTVKDAWGRPVLLFKNEWNLQQVKGDHPGLKLNSIAPVGSGIQPE; this is encoded by the coding sequence ATGCCCACAGAAATTCAGACAGAACTCGAAAACGCTGTCAATACCCGTCGCAACTTCGCGATCATCTCTCACCCGGACGCGGGAAAAACCACCCTCACAGAAAAGTTATTGCTGTACGGAGGGGCAATTCACGAAGCCGGTTCGGTTAAGGCAAGACGGGCGCAGCGCAAAGCCACCTCTGACTGGATGGAAATGGAGCAACAGCGCGGTATTTCAATCACCTCAACGGTATTGCAATTTGCCTACAACGGCTATCAAATCAACTTACTCGATACTCCCGGACACCAAGATTTTAGTGAAGATACTTATCGCACCTTAGCGGCTGCGGATAATGCAGTGATGCTCATCGATGCGGCAAAAGGATTGGAACCCCAAACCCGCAAACTCTTTGAGGTGTGCAAGCTGCGGGAGTTGCCCATTTTTACCTTTGTCAATAAACTCGACCGTCCGGGTCGAGAACCCTTAGAATTACTGGACGAAATCGAACAGGAATTAGGACTGCAAACCTACGCGGTGAATTGGCCCATCGGTATGGGGGATCGGTTCAAAGGCGTTTTTGACCGTCGCTTACAGCAGATTCACCTCTTTGAACGTCGCGCTCACGGCAGCCAGGAGGCGAAGGATACCGCGATCGCGCTGGGCGACCCCAAAATTGAAGATTTGCTCGAAGAAGAGCTGTATTACCAGCTTAAGGAAGAACTAGAAATTCTTGATGAAGTTGCGCCGGATCTGGATTTGGAGTTGGTTCGCGAAGGAAAAATGACTCCGGTCTTTTTTGGCAGCGCCATGACCAATTTTGGCGTAGAGTTATTTCTCAAGGCGTTTCTCGATTACGCTCAAAAACCGGAAGCGAGAAATTCATCGGAAGGGGAGATCGACCCCACCTATCCAGATTTTACGGGGTTTGTGTTTAAGCTTCAGGCGAACATGGATCCCAAACACCGCGATCGCGTGGCATTCATTCGCGTCTGCACGGGTAAGTTTGAAAAGGATATGACCGTCAGTCACGCAAGAACCGGGAAAACCGTGCGCCTCTCCCGTCCCCAAAAACTTTTTGCCCAAGATCGCGGTTCCCTAGAAGTTGCTTATCCCGGCGATGTGATTGGATTGAATAATCCCGGCGTGTTTGCCATTGGCGATACGATTTATAACGGTAAAAAGCTCGAATACGAAGGCATTCCCTGTTTTTCCCCTGAATTGTTTGCCTTCATCAAAAATCCCAATCCTTCCAAATTCAAGCAATTCAACAAAGCCATCAGCGAATTGCAGGAAGAAGGGGCAGTACAAATTATGTATTCAACAGACGATTTTAAGCGAGATCCCCTCCTCGCTGCGGTGGGACAATTGCAGTTCGAGGTGGTTCAGTTTCGGATGCAAAATGAATACGGCGTGGAAACCCTTTTGGAAATGCTACCCTACAGTCTTGCGCGTTGGGTTGCTGGGGGCTGGAAGGCGCTGGAAAAAGCCGGACGGTTGTTCAATACTCTAACGGTTAAAGATGCCTGGGGTCGTCCCGTATTGCTGTTTAAGAATGAATGGAATTTGCAACAAGTTAAAGGAGATCATCCGGGCTTAAAGCTTAATTCAATTGCACCAGTGGGTTCGGGAATTCAGCCAGAGTAG
- a CDS encoding GNAT family N-acetyltransferase, translating to MLQTPRLILRGWQPSDREPFARLNADPEVMKYFPATLSRQESDELIERIESHRQTHNFCFWAVEERSTGAFIGFIGLKVPAFEAHFTPTVEVGWRLAKEFWGKGYATEGAKEAIRYGFETIGLNEIVSFTAQINLRSIAVMKRLGMTHNQADDFNHPSLPSGHPLQRHVFFRIQSHA from the coding sequence ATGCTGCAAACCCCACGTCTCATTTTAAGAGGTTGGCAACCCTCCGATCGCGAACCGTTTGCGCGGTTGAATGCAGATCCCGAAGTCATGAAATACTTTCCCGCAACCCTATCCCGGCAAGAATCCGATGAATTAATCGAACGGATTGAGAGCCATCGTCAAACCCATAACTTTTGTTTTTGGGCAGTTGAGGAGCGTTCCACGGGCGCTTTCATCGGTTTTATCGGCTTAAAAGTGCCAGCATTTGAAGCCCATTTTACGCCTACGGTTGAGGTGGGATGGCGACTGGCGAAAGAGTTTTGGGGGAAAGGTTATGCCACAGAAGGGGCAAAGGAAGCGATTCGCTATGGATTTGAGACAATCGGTTTGAATGAGATTGTTTCTTTTACCGCACAGATAAATTTACGCTCGATTGCGGTCATGAAAAGATTGGGCATGACCCATAATCAAGCTGACGATTTCAACCATCCTTCTCTGCCATCGGGTCATCCTCTCCAAAGGCACGTTTTTTTCAGAATTCAGAGTCACGCCTAA
- a CDS encoding GNAT family N-acetyltransferase: MNIRIAQTEDIETLFDIRTSVVENHQSREEIAELGITPESVTQMLQTDCCAWIAEIDSQSIGFSIANATEQTILGLFMLPTFEGRGAGRALMQATEEWFWSQDIEEIWLVTGNDPNFRAYGFYLHLGWTPVGVVSEGDFKGEMKFIKKRN; encoded by the coding sequence ATGAATATCCGAATTGCTCAAACAGAAGATATCGAAACACTATTCGACATTAGAACCAGCGTTGTTGAAAACCATCAATCTCGCGAAGAAATTGCCGAACTGGGCATTACTCCAGAATCCGTTACCCAAATGCTCCAAACCGATTGTTGCGCTTGGATTGCGGAGATCGATAGTCAATCAATTGGTTTTTCAATTGCCAATGCCACAGAACAAACGATTCTTGGCCTCTTCATGCTTCCCACTTTTGAAGGTCGAGGAGCGGGGCGTGCTTTAATGCAAGCTACCGAAGAATGGTTTTGGTCCCAGGATATTGAAGAAATTTGGCTGGTGACGGGCAACGATCCCAATTTCAGAGCTTACGGATTTTATCTGCACCTCGGTTGGACTCCCGTTGGCGTTGTGTCTGAGGGAGATTTCAAAGGGGAGATGAAATTTATAAAAAAACGGAATTAA
- the lepB gene encoding signal peptidase I encodes MSDPQPKLLKFLIPFLATLFSGAFIAYAVNQLPSFPKDLPLWMLWAIVLVVAGIATVFGYLSAKLQTDDTAAESEIRETLLKGTTERVELRLKDSLYQAVKIPVRGEETPEQVKQPQHWTNRVLEVFPTGVQTLLKPSQTTLAVFNRVDIGCKLLILGDPGSGKTTELLFLARDLCQVATGSDDAPIPIIFELSAWRPRQTLSEWLIEELNAQYGLDPQLADKWLRLNRILVLLDGLDELKAWAEPCIAAINEFQEDRSYQQSRLVVCSRIADYEACQSKLDLKGAICLRPLDNAQIKDYLAQRRSQHLWQQIEADRDGFLVLTRKPLLLNLIPEAYPEKLVTERRRCRTEEEREEYYQDCLGKLFDDYIAVKLEQPHDNKGYSPEKSQRYLQWLAKTLRRHNQTEFLIERMQPSWLETRGQWRGYRLIGGLIVGLIGGLIFGLIVGLIFGLIVGLIGGLIVGLIGGLIFGLIVGLIFESESIQLTEALDLSWASFKRAIPQGLIFGLIFGLIVGLIVGLIFGLIVGLIGGLIVGLIVGLIVGLIGGLRAEIKIRTEPNQGIWESRNKAILLGFLCALLMPLAFVLPELILGREVNILTSLAVGGGLGAWIGATLGGGDACIQHFVLRLVLHRSGVIPWNVAHFLRYANDRGIIKQTGGSFRFYHDLLREYLAAKAGGSAQVYRPPKRSTFWPYVLMVFLSFLAICASSGITAVSPNSSDAMSPHLQAGDSVFIDRVTYPRLRSIKRGDFVTFETPEQNMLRRVVALPGETIVIKNGTIYLNDRALEIDGLELPPTYQHPRLQLPGDAYFVLGSNPDSADLDSFSAVVSRSAIRGQVAFRLFPLNRFGTMD; translated from the coding sequence ATGTCCGACCCCCAACCCAAGCTGCTCAAATTTCTCATTCCATTTCTTGCAACGCTCTTTAGTGGTGCGTTTATTGCCTACGCTGTTAACCAATTACCGAGCTTTCCCAAAGATTTACCCCTCTGGATGCTTTGGGCGATTGTCCTCGTTGTTGCGGGAATCGCTACAGTTTTTGGGTATTTGTCTGCCAAACTCCAAACCGACGATACAGCCGCCGAGTCTGAGATCCGAGAAACGCTCCTCAAGGGGACAACCGAACGGGTTGAATTGCGCCTGAAAGATTCGCTGTACCAAGCGGTTAAAATTCCGGTGCGGGGTGAAGAAACGCCAGAACAGGTCAAACAACCCCAACATTGGACAAATCGAGTTCTCGAAGTTTTTCCCACAGGGGTTCAAACCCTGCTCAAACCCAGTCAAACGACCTTGGCAGTTTTTAACCGAGTGGATATTGGCTGCAAGCTTTTGATTTTGGGAGATCCGGGAAGTGGCAAAACCACCGAGTTGCTGTTTTTGGCGCGGGATTTGTGCCAAGTTGCAACGGGCAGCGACGACGCACCCATCCCGATTATTTTTGAGCTTTCTGCTTGGCGACCTCGGCAAACCCTATCCGAGTGGCTGATTGAGGAACTCAACGCCCAATACGGACTCGATCCGCAATTGGCAGATAAGTGGTTGAGGTTGAATCGGATTTTGGTGTTGTTGGATGGGTTGGACGAATTGAAAGCATGGGCAGAACCGTGCATTGCGGCGATTAATGAGTTCCAGGAAGATCGCAGTTACCAACAGTCTCGGTTAGTGGTGTGTTCGCGCATTGCTGACTACGAAGCCTGTCAAAGCAAACTCGACCTCAAGGGGGCAATTTGTCTGCGTCCCTTGGACAACGCGCAAATTAAGGACTACCTCGCCCAACGCCGCAGCCAGCATCTCTGGCAACAGATTGAAGCAGACCGCGATGGTTTTCTTGTCCTGACACGTAAACCCTTGCTGCTCAACCTGATTCCGGAAGCTTACCCCGAAAAACTGGTGACAGAACGACGGCGATGTCGGACGGAGGAAGAACGGGAAGAGTACTATCAAGACTGTTTGGGAAAGTTGTTTGATGACTACATCGCTGTCAAGCTGGAGCAGCCCCACGACAACAAAGGATACAGCCCGGAAAAGAGCCAACGCTACCTCCAGTGGCTGGCGAAAACCCTGCGGCGACACAACCAAACCGAATTCCTGATTGAGAGGATGCAACCAAGTTGGTTGGAAACGCGGGGTCAGTGGCGCGGGTATCGGCTAATTGGAGGGCTAATTGTCGGGCTAATTGGAGGGCTAATTTTCGGGCTAATTGTCGGGCTAATTTTCGGGCTAATTGTCGGGCTAATTGGAGGGCTAATTGTCGGGCTAATTGGAGGGCTAATTTTCGGGCTAATTGTCGGGCTAATTTTCGAGTCTGAAAGCATTCAACTGACGGAAGCATTGGATTTGTCCTGGGCGAGTTTCAAGCGAGCAATTCCTCAAGGGCTAATTTTCGGGCTAATTTTCGGGCTAATTGTCGGGCTAATTGTCGGGCTAATTTTCGGGCTAATTGTCGGGCTAATTGGAGGGCTAATTGTCGGGCTAATTGTCGGGCTAATTGTCGGGCTAATTGGAGGGCTGAGAGCCGAGATTAAGATCCGGACGGAACCGAATCAGGGGATTTGGGAGTCTCGCAACAAGGCGATTCTCCTTGGGTTTCTCTGTGCGCTCTTGATGCCCCTGGCGTTTGTGCTTCCCGAGCTGATTTTAGGGCGCGAGGTGAATATTCTTACATCGCTCGCCGTGGGAGGAGGTTTAGGAGCCTGGATAGGCGCTACGCTCGGTGGCGGCGATGCCTGCATTCAACATTTCGTGCTGCGCCTCGTCCTGCATCGCTCTGGGGTCATCCCCTGGAATGTCGCCCATTTCCTCCGCTACGCCAACGATCGAGGTATTATTAAGCAAACTGGCGGCAGTTTCCGCTTTTATCACGACCTGCTGCGGGAATACTTGGCGGCAAAAGCAGGGGGATCTGCGCAGGTTTATCGACCCCCCAAACGCTCGACGTTTTGGCCGTACGTGCTGATGGTTTTTCTCTCCTTCCTCGCAATCTGTGCGAGTAGTGGCATAACAGCGGTTTCTCCCAACTCAAGTGACGCGATGTCTCCCCATCTGCAAGCGGGGGACTCGGTTTTTATCGATCGCGTCACCTATCCTCGCCTGCGTTCCATCAAGCGGGGCGATTTTGTCACTTTTGAGACTCCTGAGCAAAATATGTTACGCCGCGTTGTCGCTCTCCCTGGGGAAACCATCGTCATCAAAAACGGCACAATCTACCTCAACGATCGCGCCCTAGAAATCGACGGACTGGAACTGCCCCCAACCTACCAACACCCTCGCCTGCAATTACCTGGGGATGCCTACTTTGTCCTGGGTAGCAATCCCGACTCTGCCGATCTCGACTCCTTCAGTGCGGTGGTTTCTCGCAGTGCAATCCGGGGTCAAGTTGCGTTTCGTCTCTTCCCCTTGAACCGCTTCGGGACGATGGATTAG
- a CDS encoding MFS transporter, producing the protein MQDREELTQPQTETSPSNNSSPKKRFNFLQLWNMNVGFLGIQFGWGLQMANMSAIFEYLGADAHQIPILWIAAPLTGLIVQPIIGNLSDYTWGPLGRRRPYFLVGAIFSSIALVLMPTVGALWMAVALLWILDTCANISMTPFRAFVGDLLPKNQRTWGFALQSLMVGIGSVSASALPWILNHVFSVEPLQTASHQIPLTVELSFYIGAAVFLGTVVWTVITTQENPPKNLEVFEKMQERRGGLSNSLRETWIAIRQMPPTMQQLAWVQFFTWLGVFCFFLYFPPAVAWNIFGATDQHSELYSLGIEWAGICFAVYNGVCVGFSFLLPHLVRWTNRKIVHSVCLLCGGVGLISLIAIHNQYLLLAAMVGVGIAWSSILAMPYAMLIGAIPPQRMGIYMGIFNFFIVLPEILASLGFGWVMKHLLDNNRLEAVVLGGACFAIAAILTLFVTTPTAREATDRETEQEKAVEAETPAQVI; encoded by the coding sequence ATGCAAGATCGAGAAGAATTAACACAGCCTCAAACCGAAACCTCTCCGTCCAATAACAGTTCTCCCAAAAAGCGCTTTAACTTCTTGCAGTTGTGGAACATGAATGTCGGTTTCCTGGGCATTCAGTTTGGTTGGGGGTTGCAGATGGCAAACATGAGCGCCATTTTTGAATACCTCGGTGCGGATGCACACCAAATTCCGATTCTGTGGATTGCCGCACCGCTTACGGGGTTAATCGTGCAACCGATTATCGGCAACCTGAGCGATTATACCTGGGGACCCTTGGGCAGGAGACGACCCTACTTTTTGGTTGGTGCGATTTTTTCCTCCATTGCCCTCGTCCTGATGCCCACAGTTGGGGCATTGTGGATGGCAGTAGCATTGCTGTGGATTTTGGATACCTGCGCCAACATCAGCATGACTCCCTTTCGCGCGTTTGTCGGGGATTTGCTGCCCAAGAATCAGCGCACTTGGGGGTTTGCTCTCCAAAGCTTGATGGTAGGGATTGGTTCGGTGTCCGCATCGGCGTTACCCTGGATTCTCAACCATGTCTTTTCCGTCGAACCCCTGCAAACCGCATCTCACCAAATCCCCCTCACGGTTGAACTTTCGTTTTATATCGGTGCGGCGGTCTTTTTAGGAACTGTGGTCTGGACGGTGATCACTACGCAAGAAAACCCCCCCAAGAACTTGGAAGTTTTTGAGAAAATGCAAGAACGTCGAGGCGGTTTGAGCAATAGCCTGCGGGAGACTTGGATTGCGATTCGGCAAATGCCGCCAACAATGCAACAACTTGCCTGGGTTCAATTTTTTACCTGGTTGGGGGTGTTTTGTTTCTTCCTTTATTTTCCCCCGGCTGTGGCGTGGAATATTTTTGGCGCAACCGATCAACATTCGGAATTGTATAGCTTGGGTATTGAATGGGCGGGGATTTGCTTTGCGGTGTATAACGGCGTGTGCGTGGGATTTTCGTTTTTGCTACCCCATTTGGTACGCTGGACAAACCGCAAAATCGTCCACAGCGTTTGTTTGCTCTGTGGTGGAGTTGGGTTAATTTCTTTGATTGCCATCCACAACCAATATTTATTGCTCGCTGCAATGGTTGGGGTTGGGATTGCTTGGTCGAGTATTCTTGCAATGCCTTATGCCATGCTGATTGGTGCGATTCCTCCCCAACGAATGGGAATTTATATGGGTATTTTCAACTTTTTCATCGTCTTGCCAGAAATCCTGGCTTCTTTAGGATTTGGTTGGGTGATGAAGCATTTGCTCGATAATAATCGATTAGAGGCGGTGGTCTTAGGAGGGGCGTGTTTCGCGATCGCGGCAATTTTAACCCTCTTTGTCACTACGCCAACTGCAAGAGAAGCAACAGACCGCGAAACAGAACAGGAAAAGGCGGTTGAGGCAGAAACTCCCGCGCAGGTTATTTAA
- a CDS encoding HEAT repeat domain-containing protein: MVNQFVEQRLGLSRWKAGRLTQLLLLAVSVLTYSVIAMAVANSLFVSHAGAKQLPIAFIAIGSISMPAYALFSHVVDRYSRPQLFRYALLLSVVLMVGLRLLLNIDSPYVYYILLVVVFFQWDFHNSILYPSLLTDYFTALEYKRYAPYLGIAQAVGTLLGGSLTALLSHYLRTRDLLLCLPLGFAIAFAQLIYLETSQQQLEKTDSKGHVGLVDALKSFPNLAQRYPLILFLAGSSFLLVIVYLSSEYLWFNIYSQRFSEDELTGFLGLMRVTVSILQVVVLYCLTRPLLHWIGVARMNIVYPLTTLASFLNLFFNFNLGAAIVLQLNGDSLYKSINLPVHQLNYNAVPREFLGRVRALSDGLIYAVGLTLAGVILLVARTFLDLVQITQLAMGLTFLLLLLRLPMGKLYGKGLEATIRSDTIDLDEFSDYPATLPPQPLESVRELIAQEDRYAQIKGLELAATLGQPSQFFEDVQRLLSNPDADIRHAIVKLFATNPDGETLHQFEALLTTETTALQAIALEVLIANQYSFEEEQLQALLDSDLPNIRALAAVAASQIEATDNPSIGMACDRVWQIQPDETAAQAMIRAISQSRDRKLAPLLQCVLTQDSSQVKREALDALATLVRPGEREFAEIAVAELDCVDPFVRASACGVLGAVRDETSLPSLAGCLGDPDPRVRQRAATAIATFGKSGLTLAKQHLSSTQPEVVEAAIAAIGQVRTKRASNILFEYLAPDFQGVIRTQKWQQQIPLDIPAWQPLRIAIDDFHQRAIQKVLYVLSCMGNSRTVNTVNRILNSTNSTDLANAIEVLASLRHRRFVLPLMPVLEQLANQEQTRNNPAYSPQWLRTKGYKLLLELLESKDRWIRVGALIALAAVPSALINDPDPFVKTVAQQIFQSFEQFPSIKSTDMNRLLLLKTVALFKNLSLDELLLIDKALEQEQVLAGTTIFSEGSWCTHFYIIAAGRVRIVKDIDGETRDIKQLSAGRHFGEVALFDDSPHWDGAIAVEDCTLLKLDKNRFISLITQRPHIILEICRFLSQRLRETDRYRSAKKWENLPEFKVQN; encoded by the coding sequence ATGGTGAATCAATTTGTCGAACAACGTCTGGGTCTGTCGCGATGGAAGGCAGGACGTTTAACCCAACTCCTCCTCCTCGCTGTCTCTGTGTTGACCTACAGCGTCATTGCAATGGCGGTCGCCAATTCCCTCTTCGTCAGTCATGCAGGGGCAAAACAACTCCCGATCGCGTTTATCGCCATTGGGTCGATCTCGATGCCGGCATACGCCCTATTTTCTCATGTTGTCGATCGCTACAGCCGCCCCCAACTCTTCCGCTACGCGCTGCTATTATCGGTGGTTTTGATGGTGGGATTGCGATTGTTGCTCAACATCGATTCCCCTTATGTCTACTACATCCTCTTGGTCGTCGTCTTTTTCCAATGGGATTTTCACAACAGTATTTTGTACCCCAGCCTGCTCACGGATTACTTTACCGCCCTGGAGTACAAGCGATATGCCCCCTATCTTGGCATTGCTCAGGCAGTGGGAACCCTCCTCGGTGGAAGTTTGACGGCGTTGTTGTCCCATTATTTGCGCACGCGGGACTTATTGCTGTGTTTGCCCCTTGGGTTCGCGATCGCGTTTGCCCAACTCATTTACCTAGAAACCTCTCAACAGCAGTTAGAGAAGACGGACAGCAAAGGACACGTCGGACTCGTTGATGCCCTGAAATCTTTTCCTAATTTAGCCCAACGCTATCCCCTGATTTTGTTCCTCGCAGGAAGCAGTTTCCTACTGGTCATTGTTTATCTCTCATCGGAATACCTTTGGTTTAACATCTACTCCCAACGCTTCAGCGAAGACGAACTCACGGGTTTTCTCGGTTTGATGCGGGTTACTGTCAGCATCCTACAAGTGGTCGTACTCTATTGCCTGACTCGTCCTCTCCTCCATTGGATAGGGGTCGCGCGGATGAATATTGTCTATCCCCTGACCACCCTGGCAAGTTTTTTGAACTTGTTCTTCAATTTCAATTTAGGCGCTGCCATTGTCCTGCAACTCAACGGCGACTCCCTCTACAAAAGCATTAACCTTCCCGTTCACCAACTCAACTACAACGCCGTTCCCCGCGAATTTTTGGGACGGGTTCGCGCCCTCAGCGACGGGCTGATCTATGCAGTGGGTTTAACCTTAGCAGGCGTTATTTTACTCGTCGCCCGCACGTTCCTGGATCTCGTGCAAATTACCCAACTCGCAATGGGGCTAACCTTCCTCTTGCTACTGTTGCGCTTGCCGATGGGAAAACTCTATGGCAAGGGGCTAGAAGCGACAATTCGCTCCGATACCATCGATTTGGATGAATTTAGCGATTATCCCGCCACATTGCCCCCACAGCCCTTAGAGAGCGTCCGAGAATTGATCGCCCAGGAGGATCGCTATGCCCAAATTAAAGGCTTGGAACTGGCAGCAACTTTGGGACAACCCAGCCAATTTTTTGAGGACGTGCAAAGGTTGCTGAGTAATCCCGATGCCGATATTCGTCATGCGATTGTCAAATTGTTCGCGACAAATCCCGATGGGGAAACCCTCCATCAATTCGAGGCGTTATTAACGACTGAAACCACAGCACTACAAGCCATTGCCCTCGAAGTTTTAATCGCCAATCAATATTCTTTTGAAGAAGAACAACTCCAGGCTTTACTCGATAGCGACTTGCCTAATATTCGAGCTTTAGCAGCCGTTGCCGCGTCGCAAATTGAAGCAACGGATAATCCTTCGATTGGCATGGCGTGCGATCGCGTGTGGCAAATTCAACCCGATGAAACAGCAGCCCAGGCAATGATTCGTGCCATTTCCCAAAGCCGCGATCGCAAACTCGCCCCCCTCCTGCAATGCGTTCTCACCCAAGACAGTTCTCAGGTAAAGCGAGAAGCCCTCGATGCCCTAGCCACCCTTGTCCGTCCCGGCGAGCGCGAGTTTGCAGAGATAGCCGTTGCCGAATTGGATTGTGTCGATCCCTTTGTTCGGGCAAGTGCTTGCGGCGTTTTGGGGGCAGTGCGCGATGAAACATCGCTTCCTTCTCTGGCAGGATGTTTGGGCGACCCCGATCCCAGAGTGCGCCAGCGCGCCGCTACAGCGATCGCGACCTTCGGAAAATCCGGTCTGACCCTAGCAAAACAACACCTCTCCTCGACGCAGCCAGAGGTCGTAGAGGCAGCAATTGCCGCGATCGGTCAAGTGCGTACCAAACGGGCGAGTAATATCCTTTTTGAATACCTTGCCCCAGATTTTCAAGGAGTCATTCGCACCCAGAAATGGCAGCAGCAAATCCCCCTGGATATTCCCGCTTGGCAACCCCTACGCATTGCCATTGATGACTTTCACCAACGGGCAATTCAAAAAGTTCTCTACGTTCTCTCCTGCATGGGGAATTCCCGCACGGTCAATACCGTCAATCGCATTCTTAATAGCACCAATTCCACAGACCTCGCCAATGCCATCGAAGTTCTCGCGTCTTTGCGCCATCGTCGCTTTGTTCTGCCCCTAATGCCCGTTCTCGAACAACTCGCCAACCAAGAACAAACCCGCAATAACCCGGCATACAGTCCCCAATGGTTGCGAACGAAAGGGTATAAATTGCTGCTCGAACTGTTAGAGTCGAAGGATCGCTGGATTCGGGTCGGCGCGCTCATTGCTTTGGCTGCCGTTCCCTCTGCTTTAATAAACGATCCAGACCCTTTTGTGAAAACCGTTGCTCAACAGATTTTCCAATCCTTCGAGCAATTCCCCTCAATTAAAAGTACGGATATGAATCGCTTATTACTACTCAAAACCGTTGCCCTCTTCAAAAATCTGTCCCTTGACGAACTTCTCTTGATTGATAAGGCGTTGGAACAGGAACAAGTTTTAGCGGGAACGACTATTTTTTCCGAAGGAAGTTGGTGTACCCACTTTTATATTATTGCGGCGGGTCGCGTGCGCATCGTTAAAGATATTGATGGGGAAACGCGGGATATCAAACAGCTTTCTGCGGGACGGCATTTTGGCGAGGTGGCACTGTTTGACGACTCTCCCCATTGGGATGGCGCGATCGCGGTGGAAGATTGTACCCTACTCAAATTAGACAAAAACCGCTTTATCAGCCTTATTACCCAACGACCGCACATTATCCTCGAAATTTGTCGCTTCCTCAGCCAGCGATTAAGGGAAACTGACCGCTATCGTTCGGCAAAGAAGTGGGAGAATCTTCCAGAGTTCAAAGTTCAGAATTGA
- a CDS encoding P-loop NTPase family protein, which translates to MGGQIMIIGNAGGGKSILARQLSQAKNLPLYRLDSLQWNSGWIPTPKVEFERLHNELIAKDVWIIDGFGSWESIERRCAAADTIILVDHPLWIHYWWAIKRQFMCLFRPRPDFVEGCPMLPMTDKLLKMIWQIHKHLKPKLIELVDSYRETKWVYHVQSPTALKQLIKEHCLTDSSF; encoded by the coding sequence ATGGGCGGACAAATTATGATTATCGGCAATGCAGGAGGGGGGAAATCTATACTTGCTCGACAATTAAGCCAAGCTAAAAACTTACCGCTTTATCGTCTTGACAGCTTGCAATGGAATTCAGGGTGGATTCCAACTCCAAAGGTAGAATTTGAGCGCCTACACAACGAATTGATTGCGAAAGATGTATGGATTATTGATGGGTTTGGCTCATGGGAATCAATTGAGCGACGATGTGCAGCAGCAGACACAATTATTCTGGTCGATCATCCCTTGTGGATTCATTACTGGTGGGCAATCAAACGACAGTTCATGTGTCTGTTTCGTCCTCGTCCGGACTTTGTGGAAGGATGTCCTATGTTGCCGATGACAGATAAGCTGTTGAAGATGATTTGGCAAATTCACAAGCATTTAAAGCCGAAGTTGATAGAGCTTGTGGATTCGTATCGAGAAACAAAGTGGGTCTATCACGTTCAGTCACCAACAGCGCTAAAACAGCTAATTAAGGAACATTGCTTGACAGACTCCTCATTCTAA